Proteins from one Erpetoichthys calabaricus chromosome 11, fErpCal1.3, whole genome shotgun sequence genomic window:
- the LOC114660777 gene encoding neurotrophin-4-like, whose translation MCWLPLVAMVIGCLSASSSSLPQNYLSGGHVAMQQYVTEVTSVSAQLSNVSSTRLHNLDNSPLFLPPTPAPPHFPSTISTERWALTSFSSGGLSLDDSTVDNAWGVTEQELELNSHPRVLLSKTPPVKPPLLFLLEEQTDVSEEQQVHDSWPRQNEERLNGTMSNRGRRFRRSNVDPARRGDLSVCDAVSDWVTDKKTAIDIHGRMVTIVPEVQTLTGPLKQYFYETRCNRTHMSRPGCRGVDRRQWLSECKAKQSFVRALTVSSDKLVGWRWIRIDTSCVCVLLSRTGRT comes from the coding sequence ATGTGCTGGCTTCCTCTGGTTGCCATGGTGATTGGATGCCTCTCTGCCTCATCCTCCTCGCTACCTCAGAACTATCTAAGTGGTGGTCATGTTGCCATGCAGCAGTATGTTACAGAGGTGACCTCTGTGAGTGCTCAGCTTAGTAATGTGAGCAGCACTAGGCTTCACAATCTTGATAACTCACCTTTGTTCCTTCCTCCTACTCCTGCACCTCCTCATTTTCCGTCCACAATCAGCACAGAACGCTGGGCACTAACCTCTTTTAGTAGTGGGGGACTAAGCCTAGATGATTCAACTGTGGATAATGCGTGGGGAGTTACAGAGCAGGAATTGGAGCTGAATTCACATCCCAGGGTCTTGTTGTCTAAGACTCCTCCAGTGAAACCACCACTGTTATTTCTGCTTGAGGAACAGACTGATGTATCTGAAGAGCAACAAGTACATGACAGCTGGCCTAGACAGAATGAAGAACGGCTTAATGGCACGATGAGTAATAGAGGAAGGCGATTCCGTAGGTCTAATGTGGACCCTGCACGTAGAGGTGATCTTTCCGTCTGTGATGCTGTCAGTGACTGGGTGACAGACAAAAAGACAGCTATTGATATCCATGGGAGGATGGTCACTATTGTTCCTGAAGTCCAGACTCTAACTGGACCACTTAAGCAATATTTCTATGAAACCCGTTGTAACCGAACTCACATGAGTCGTCCTGGTTGCCGGGGTGTAGACCGCCGACAGTGGCTTTCTGAGTGCAAGGCAAAACAATCATTTGTTCGTGCACTTACTGTCAGCTCTGACAAGCTAGTGGGCTGGAGGTGGATCCGAATAGACACatcttgtgtgtgtgttctaCTGTCTCGCACGGGGCGAACGTAA